From the Candidatus Methanoperedens sp. genome, one window contains:
- a CDS encoding DUF86 domain-containing protein codes for MQRTYEAYLKDILEAIRKIEKYTQNMSYEDFLKDELIQDGVLKNLEVIGEAVKNIPDEIKHKKQDIEWKKIAGLRDILTHEYFGINFEIVWDVTTNKLPDLKNNTQALLFEMKIGR; via the coding sequence ATGCAGCGCACGTATGAGGCATATCTTAAAGATATTCTTGAGGCGATCCGTAAAATTGAAAAATATACCCAGAATATGTCTTATGAGGACTTCCTTAAAGATGAATTAATACAGGATGGCGTTTTGAAAAATCTGGAAGTAATTGGTGAGGCTGTCAAGAATATTCCTGATGAGATTAAGCATAAAAAACAGGACATCGAATGGAAAAAGATAGCTGGATTAAGAGATATTCTAACGCATGAATATTTTGGAATAAATTTTGAGATCGTATGGGATGTAACAACAAACAAGCTTCCAGATTTGAAAAATAATACTCAGGCACTTCTTTTTGAAATGAAAATCGGCAGATGA
- a CDS encoding nucleotidyltransferase family protein: MEMEIKMLTYKNILSKLEENKAKIKKYGVKRIGLFGSYIKNEQKPTSDIDILVEFEIGKTTFDNYMDLKFFLEDLFKCKVDLVMHDAIKPDLKPYILGSVKYAAHV, encoded by the coding sequence ATGGAAATGGAAATTAAAATGTTAACTTATAAAAATATCTTATCAAAACTCGAAGAAAATAAAGCCAAAATTAAAAAATACGGCGTAAAAAGAATCGGATTATTCGGTTCATACATCAAAAACGAACAAAAACCCACAAGTGATATAGACATCCTTGTAGAATTTGAAATAGGCAAAACAACATTTGACAATTACATGGACTTAAAATTCTTCTTAGAAGACCTGTTCAAATGCAAGGTTGATCTCGTGATGCATGATGCAATCAAACCGGATTTAAAGCCATATATTCTCGGGAGCGTGAAATATGCAGCGCACGTATGA
- a CDS encoding UbiD family decarboxylase — translation MSFRGFIEQLRSEEKITEVSKPLSPHFEVSASVGKEPTLFTNVNGSKVIMNLLGSRELLANALGVSPENIIRYLSSRDMDGKIKIVHDSPAREVVEEPDLSKLPILTHFEGDGAPYITSGVIVSEYDGVMNASIHRLRVIGKDKLAARLVEFRHTYNLYRKASEKGEALPVAIVIGIDPVTLFAVSTRVPEGKEFNYASALSGRPIELFKCENGIKVPHAEIVLEGYIHPTELADEGPFVDISGTFDIIRKQPVIYLTKMMCRHDPIYHALLPAGGEHHILMGVPYEPLIYSEIKKVSDVRNVVLTPGGCCYFHAAVQIHKNNDEEAKKAIDAAFAVHKSLKHVVVVDDDIDIFDPNDIEFAIATRVKGDEDIYIYPEVRGSTLDPRSENGIGTKVGIDATMDLSKKWKFERAKRPEIKSI, via the coding sequence ATGAGTTTCAGGGGATTCATAGAGCAGCTGAGATCGGAAGAGAAAATTACGGAGGTCAGTAAACCCCTCTCCCCGCACTTTGAGGTTTCGGCCTCAGTCGGGAAGGAGCCGACCCTGTTTACCAATGTCAATGGCTCAAAGGTCATAATGAATCTTCTCGGTTCAAGGGAATTGCTTGCGAACGCACTGGGTGTTTCCCCCGAGAATATAATAAGATACCTTTCTTCACGCGATATGGATGGAAAAATAAAGATTGTTCATGATTCGCCTGCAAGAGAGGTTGTAGAAGAACCCGACCTCTCGAAGCTTCCCATACTTACCCATTTTGAAGGTGACGGGGCCCCTTACATCACCTCCGGTGTCATTGTTTCCGAATACGATGGAGTGATGAATGCCTCCATCCACAGGTTAAGGGTTATAGGTAAGGACAAACTCGCCGCGCGCCTTGTTGAATTTCGCCATACCTACAACCTTTACAGGAAAGCATCTGAGAAGGGCGAAGCGCTTCCAGTCGCCATCGTCATAGGCATCGATCCAGTGACTTTGTTCGCGGTCTCAACGCGCGTGCCGGAGGGAAAGGAATTCAATTACGCCTCAGCCCTCTCGGGCAGACCTATCGAGTTATTTAAGTGCGAGAACGGCATCAAAGTGCCTCACGCCGAGATCGTGCTCGAAGGATATATACATCCTACTGAACTTGCGGATGAAGGACCGTTTGTAGATATCAGCGGTACCTTTGATATCATCAGGAAACAGCCCGTCATCTATCTCACAAAAATGATGTGCAGACATGATCCCATTTATCATGCTCTCCTGCCTGCAGGAGGCGAGCATCATATTCTCATGGGGGTTCCTTATGAGCCTTTGATATACTCAGAAATAAAAAAAGTGTCTGATGTCAGGAACGTGGTCCTCACCCCGGGAGGATGCTGCTATTTCCATGCAGCCGTGCAGATCCATAAGAACAATGACGAAGAGGCAAAGAAAGCCATTGATGCCGCGTTCGCGGTTCACAAGAGCTTAAAACACGTTGTTGTGGTGGATGATGACATTGATATTTTCGACCCTAATGATATCGAGTTCGCGATCGCGACCCGCGTTAAGGGCGATGAGGACATATACATTTACCCCGAAGTGAGGGGAAGCACGCTTGATCCACGTTCAGAAAACGGCATCGGGACAAAGGTAGGTATAGATGCCACGATGGATCTGAGCAAGAAGTGGAAGTTCGAGAGGGCGAAGAGGCCGGAGATAAAAAGCATATGA
- a CDS encoding UbiX family flavin prenyltransferase, with the protein MNNEIIIGISGASGVQYGIRLLEVLKDMKEFETHLVISESAKKLIQIETDFSMQEVEKLSNNVYDDDDFTAPIASGSHRSRGMIVAPCSTKTLASIAIGMSDTLISRAADVCLKEKHPLVLMVRETPLNLIHIENMGRAAKAGASILAACPAFYPKPKSIDDIIDFMAGRALDLLAIEHNLYRRWRE; encoded by the coding sequence ATGAATAATGAGATAATTATAGGCATTAGCGGTGCCTCGGGAGTACAGTATGGCATAAGACTTCTTGAAGTTCTAAAAGACATGAAAGAATTTGAGACGCATCTGGTCATCTCAGAATCTGCAAAAAAACTCATTCAGATCGAAACTGATTTTTCAATGCAAGAGGTAGAGAAATTGAGCAATAATGTTTACGACGATGATGATTTTACTGCCCCCATAGCGAGCGGCTCTCACAGGTCAAGAGGCATGATAGTGGCGCCGTGCAGCACGAAGACTCTGGCTTCGATAGCGATCGGGATGTCTGATACGCTGATATCAAGGGCAGCCGATGTGTGCCTGAAAGAAAAACATCCTCTTGTACTGATGGTAAGGGAAACACCCCTCAATTTGATCCATATCGAGAACATGGGAAGGGCGGCAAAAGCGGGGGCATCAATCCTTGCAGCTTGTCCGGCATTTTATCCAAAACCTAAGTCTATTGATGATATCATTGATTTCATGGCGGGTCGTGCCCTGGATCTCCTGGCAATCGAGCATAACCTGTACAGACGGTGGCGTGAATGA
- a CDS encoding signal recognition particle protein Srp54: MVLDKLGDSLQGALKKLVGAGRIDEKIVDEAVKDIQRALLQADVNVRLVMTLSQKIKQRSLKEEPPSGMNPREHVIRIVYQELINILGKTSNVKLAPQTIMMVGLQGSGKTTTTAKLARYFQRKGLRTAVVCADTFRPGAYDQLKTLCDRMGIFFYGEKDVKDAIAITQRGLKAIEKFDVKIIDTAGRHALEKDLIKEMEEIHNIAKPDHKLLVIDAAMGQLASDQAAAFNKSIGITGVVITKLDGTAKGGGAMSAVSETDSAIAFIGIGETSEDLEKFEADRFISRLLGMGDIKSLIERAEETLKSEDLDVEKMLKGRFTLMDMYKQMEAVNKMGPLKQVMQMLPMGKLGVNVTEDMYNVTQEKMKRYKYIMDSMTDKELEEPKHINSSRIIRIARGSGTKYEEVRELLKYHKTMQKALRGMMGNKFNLQKMMKKFGM; the protein is encoded by the coding sequence ATGGTACTGGATAAACTGGGCGATTCCCTTCAGGGCGCATTGAAAAAACTTGTCGGAGCGGGCAGGATTGATGAGAAGATAGTGGACGAGGCGGTCAAGGATATCCAGCGCGCGTTGCTCCAGGCCGATGTGAATGTCAGGCTCGTGATGACATTATCCCAGAAGATAAAGCAGCGATCTCTGAAAGAAGAGCCACCAAGCGGAATGAACCCCAGGGAGCATGTCATTCGTATCGTTTATCAGGAATTGATCAACATCCTCGGCAAAACATCAAATGTAAAGCTTGCCCCGCAGACTATAATGATGGTGGGCCTGCAGGGAAGCGGAAAAACAACAACCACAGCGAAACTCGCCAGGTATTTTCAGAGGAAAGGATTAAGGACGGCTGTGGTCTGTGCTGATACGTTCAGACCGGGAGCATACGACCAGCTAAAAACATTGTGCGACCGTATGGGAATCTTTTTTTACGGAGAAAAGGATGTCAAGGATGCTATAGCTATAACGCAGCGAGGGTTGAAGGCTATTGAGAAATTTGATGTCAAAATAATAGATACGGCAGGAAGGCACGCCCTTGAGAAAGATTTGATAAAAGAAATGGAGGAGATCCACAATATTGCAAAGCCAGACCATAAGCTCCTGGTTATCGATGCTGCCATGGGGCAGCTTGCAAGCGACCAGGCGGCAGCATTTAACAAGTCTATCGGAATAACAGGCGTGGTCATAACAAAACTCGACGGCACAGCTAAAGGAGGCGGTGCAATGTCCGCGGTCTCGGAGACCGATTCCGCAATTGCTTTTATCGGGATAGGTGAGACATCGGAAGACCTCGAAAAGTTCGAAGCGGACAGGTTCATTTCACGGCTTCTTGGAATGGGTGATATCAAATCACTTATCGAGAGAGCAGAAGAGACCCTGAAAAGTGAGGACTTGGATGTGGAAAAGATGCTCAAGGGGAGATTTACCCTGATGGATATGTATAAACAAATGGAAGCAGTGAACAAGATGGGTCCTTTAAAACAGGTAATGCAAATGCTTCCAATGGGCAAGCTAGGGGTAAATGTGACCGAAGACATGTATAATGTGACTCAAGAAAAAATGAAAAGATACAAGTATATAATGGACTCAATGACCGATAAGGAACTTGAGGAACCAAAACATATTAACAGTTCCCGGATCATACGGATAGCCCGCGGTTCGGGTACGAAATACGAGGAGGTACGAGAACTTCTGAAATATCATAAAACAATGCAAAAAGCCTTAAGAGGCATGATGGGCAACAAATTTAATTTACAAAAAATGATGAAAAAATTTGGAATGTAG
- the ftsZ gene encoding cell division protein FtsZ, translating into MVTDLKAFAKTAKPSVAVVGLGGAGCNITTWIAEKGITGGRIIAANTDVNHLYVQKADKLVLLGEKLCKGHGCGGFPEMGAQATRENVNELKAELEGANLVFLVAGLGGGTGTGAMPVAAEITRELGALTIGCVTIPFTIEMARREKAREAIELLAKSCDSVVIIDNSKLREVAGNLPLKEALNVANALVGAFVKNLTDTITQPSLVNLDYADLRAVMERGGVSSIGIGEADGQNRVEKAVAQAISTPLLDVQDISESYGVLVHIVGGEDLTLEEVAVAGELIMDKVPNTKRIIWGAKVDNTLTGAVRVMAVLTGVESPFVSGKVKEVVVEAPPEPEIVRPKVEPPRPKPVVKVEPPKAETKKEEKGTNYIWIVVILIIILILLWYFTRTG; encoded by the coding sequence ATGGTCACAGATTTAAAAGCATTTGCAAAAACAGCAAAACCATCTGTTGCTGTAGTCGGGCTTGGTGGTGCTGGTTGTAATATTACGACATGGATCGCAGAAAAAGGAATAACTGGCGGCAGGATTATTGCAGCCAATACGGATGTTAACCATCTTTATGTCCAGAAAGCAGACAAATTGGTTCTTCTTGGAGAAAAACTGTGCAAAGGACATGGATGCGGGGGCTTTCCCGAAATGGGAGCCCAGGCGACGAGAGAAAATGTTAATGAATTAAAAGCTGAGCTAGAAGGTGCAAATCTTGTATTCCTTGTAGCAGGATTGGGCGGTGGTACAGGTACAGGCGCCATGCCGGTAGCTGCTGAAATCACACGCGAACTGGGGGCTCTGACAATAGGATGCGTGACAATTCCATTCACTATTGAGATGGCAAGAAGAGAGAAAGCAAGAGAAGCCATTGAACTTCTGGCCAAATCCTGCGATTCGGTAGTTATAATAGATAACTCGAAATTAAGAGAAGTAGCAGGAAACCTCCCATTAAAAGAGGCACTCAATGTTGCGAACGCACTTGTGGGAGCTTTTGTAAAGAATCTTACGGACACAATCACACAGCCAAGCCTTGTTAACCTTGACTATGCAGATCTTCGTGCAGTAATGGAACGTGGCGGGGTATCATCTATAGGGATAGGCGAAGCAGACGGGCAGAACAGGGTTGAGAAAGCAGTTGCGCAGGCTATCAGCACACCGTTGCTTGATGTCCAGGATATATCCGAAAGCTATGGCGTGCTAGTGCACATCGTGGGCGGCGAAGACCTGACATTGGAAGAGGTCGCAGTCGCGGGCGAACTGATAATGGACAAAGTGCCCAATACCAAGAGGATCATCTGGGGCGCGAAAGTGGACAACACGCTGACAGGTGCGGTCAGGGTAATGGCAGTGCTGACAGGCGTTGAGAGCCCGTTCGTATCGGGAAAAGTGAAGGAAGTTGTGGTGGAGGCGCCGCCGGAACCCGAGATAGTAAGGCCAAAGGTGGAGCCTCCAAGGCCGAAGCCGGTTGTTAAAGTGGAACCACCGAAAGCGGAGACAAAGAAGGAAGAGAAGGGCACCAATTATATCTGGATCGTAGTTATCCTGATAATAATATTGATCCTGCTCTGGTATTTCACGAGGACCGGTTGA
- a CDS encoding U32 family peptidase, with protein sequence MKLFVPSPGHISSLKELLKEKDKIYSIFMAGSSDYIGTGRSNLASPQLEDIRAQTEYAHKHGVKMELVLNSSCMGGRQLTPEGFRINHWYVEKLVDIGIDSIVVADPYLVETISRDFDVDVVVSVLAFVDSPQKAEFYEDLGAKSIVIDSNVNRHFDVLHAIRDSVDCELKLLVNEGCLYRCPFRYAHFNFFSHAFGPEPRPNVLDDYYYYKCLELRITNPELIIKSPWIRPEDIKLYRDITDVYKIGGRTHFVEWILNCVNAYHSESYDGNLMDLLDCPKDLKDLFYIPNKSLDGVLEKQWKTCKKVCNKCGYCKVLTKKVTQVYDKGGTELETLTPWETFAVKA encoded by the coding sequence ATGAAGCTATTTGTTCCCTCGCCCGGGCACATCAGCAGCCTAAAAGAGCTATTGAAAGAAAAAGACAAGATATATTCCATATTCATGGCGGGATCTTCTGATTACATAGGAACGGGACGAAGCAACCTTGCCTCGCCCCAGCTCGAGGATATCAGGGCTCAGACCGAATACGCACACAAACACGGGGTCAAAATGGAACTGGTATTGAACTCAAGCTGCATGGGCGGACGCCAGCTCACGCCTGAAGGTTTCAGGATAAATCACTGGTATGTTGAGAAATTGGTGGATATCGGGATTGACTCAATAGTTGTTGCTGATCCTTATCTCGTGGAGACGATTTCAAGGGATTTCGATGTTGATGTGGTGGTCTCGGTACTTGCTTTCGTTGATTCACCGCAGAAAGCTGAATTTTATGAGGACCTTGGAGCAAAATCGATAGTCATAGATTCAAATGTTAACAGGCATTTCGATGTGCTCCACGCCATCCGGGATTCTGTGGATTGCGAATTAAAACTTCTTGTGAATGAGGGATGCCTTTACCGCTGTCCCTTCAGATATGCCCACTTTAATTTCTTTTCGCATGCTTTCGGTCCAGAGCCGCGGCCAAATGTGCTGGATGATTACTATTACTATAAATGCCTGGAATTGAGGATCACAAACCCTGAACTGATAATCAAATCCCCCTGGATCAGACCGGAAGATATCAAGCTTTACAGGGATATTACTGACGTTTACAAGATAGGAGGGAGAACCCATTTTGTGGAGTGGATCCTGAACTGCGTGAATGCATATCATAGCGAAAGTTATGATGGGAACCTGATGGATTTGCTGGACTGTCCCAAGGATTTAAAAGACCTGTTCTACATACCCAATAAAAGCCTTGATGGGGTCTTAGAGAAGCAGTGGAAAACCTGCAAAAAAGTATGCAATAAATGCGGCTATTGCAAAGTTCTTACAAAGAAGGTCACACAGGTATATGATAAAGGTGGGACAGAGCTTGAAACCCTTACACCCTGGGAAACATTCGCGGTGAAAGCATGA
- a CDS encoding DUF5402 family protein, with protein MSTSELLKNRAMFEEKLRKLIGRPILLIELDMFALPCGCAGITANTRGLEVDDLEVFEPQLLPYLREMAANLEVKPTATFARIVPGSSIVASLNWRTLCTRCYPDFARGEGKMPRPDLYLLQFERRK; from the coding sequence ATGAGTACATCGGAACTTTTGAAAAACAGAGCTATGTTTGAAGAGAAATTGAGGAAATTGATCGGCAGGCCCATACTTTTGATAGAGCTTGATATGTTTGCGCTGCCCTGTGGGTGTGCCGGGATAACCGCGAACACAAGAGGGCTTGAGGTGGACGACCTTGAGGTGTTCGAGCCGCAGCTTTTGCCATATCTGCGGGAAATGGCGGCAAACCTTGAAGTTAAACCAACGGCGACATTCGCGCGCATCGTGCCGGGAAGTTCGATTGTGGCTTCGCTCAACTGGCGCACGCTCTGTACAAGGTGCTATCCAGATTTTGCACGAGGTGAGGGGAAGATGCCGAGACCTGATTTGTATCTGCTGCAGTTTGAGAGAAGGAAATAA
- a CDS encoding TMEM165/GDT1 family protein produces the protein MDITPLLTTFGLIALAEFGDKTQLTVIALSAGYDRVKVFSAVMLAFIFVTGLGVIFGKALYQIVNPEMIRMAAGLLFVAFGIWIFLSRDKCDEAKTFPVRNPFFSTFSMITLAEMGDKTQLSAITLSAKYDSPYLVFIGAVLALASVSLLGIILGKKLCEIAPLSKIKLGAGALFIFFGLLFLAGA, from the coding sequence ATGGACATAACCCCTCTTCTGACAACCTTCGGTCTCATCGCGCTCGCGGAGTTCGGCGATAAAACCCAGCTCACGGTGATCGCATTATCTGCAGGATACGACAGAGTAAAAGTTTTCTCCGCAGTTATGCTTGCTTTCATATTTGTGACAGGGCTTGGGGTAATCTTTGGAAAAGCATTATATCAAATCGTGAATCCTGAAATGATAAGGATGGCAGCAGGTCTCCTGTTCGTGGCTTTTGGGATATGGATCTTTTTATCCAGAGATAAATGTGATGAAGCCAAGACCTTTCCGGTTAGAAATCCTTTTTTCTCAACGTTCAGCATGATTACCCTTGCCGAGATGGGGGATAAGACGCAGCTTTCCGCCATTACACTCTCGGCAAAATACGATTCACCGTATCTGGTTTTCATCGGAGCTGTCCTTGCCCTCGCATCCGTAAGCCTGCTGGGAATTATTCTTGGGAAAAAGCTGTGCGAAATAGCACCATTATCAAAAATAAAACTGGGCGCAGGGGCTTTATTTATATTCTTTGGATTGTTGTTTTTGGCCGGAGCCTGA
- a CDS encoding rubredoxin, with protein sequence MQKYRCTVCGYIYDPEIGDPPRANPGTAFEDLSDDWVCPVCGATKDMFEKI encoded by the coding sequence ATGCAAAAATACCGATGCACGGTCTGCGGATACATATACGATCCCGAAATAGGAGACCCGCCGAGAGCCAACCCGGGAACTGCTTTTGAAGACCTGTCAGATGATTGGGTCTGCCCCGTATGTGGAGCGACCAAGGATATGTTCGAGAAGATATGA
- a CDS encoding biotin/lipoate A/B protein ligase family protein translates to MKWRVVELETYDAYQNMALDEAVSEGIRSGSSPPTIRFYTWEPSAVSIGYFQSIRDEVNLDVCRELGVDCIRRWTGGGAVYHDHYGEITYSVIVPATVFPKNIIESYRIICGWLVKGLERVGIAAEFNPINDILAGGKKISGSAQTRRGGILLQHGTLLYDLDLATMFSVLNVSKQKITDKMIQNAEERVTCIVNHCDAGKREVYEALVEAFTQGKDWEFGGWSKIEIDRAKELASEKYRGDEWMYLR, encoded by the coding sequence ATGAAGTGGAGGGTCGTGGAGCTGGAAACATATGATGCCTACCAGAATATGGCGCTGGATGAGGCGGTAAGTGAAGGCATAAGGAGCGGCTCATCCCCTCCAACCATAAGATTTTACACATGGGAACCGAGCGCCGTCTCTATCGGCTATTTCCAGAGCATCAGGGATGAGGTGAACCTCGATGTGTGCAGGGAACTGGGTGTTGACTGCATCCGGCGGTGGACAGGAGGCGGGGCGGTATATCACGACCATTATGGGGAGATTACATACAGCGTGATAGTGCCGGCGACTGTGTTCCCGAAGAACATTATCGAGTCTTATAGAATTATCTGCGGCTGGCTCGTTAAAGGCCTTGAGCGGGTGGGTATCGCGGCAGAATTCAACCCAATAAACGATATCCTTGCAGGGGGCAAAAAAATTTCAGGGAGCGCTCAGACAAGGCGGGGCGGGATATTGCTTCAGCACGGTACTCTGCTTTATGACCTTGACCTTGCGACCATGTTCAGCGTGCTGAACGTGAGCAAACAGAAGATTACCGATAAGATGATACAGAACGCGGAGGAGCGGGTCACTTGCATCGTAAATCATTGCGATGCCGGGAAAAGGGAGGTCTATGAGGCGCTTGTTGAGGCTTTTACGCAGGGGAAGGATTGGGAGTTCGGCGGGTGGAGCAAAATTGAGATAGATAGAGCTAAAGAGCTTGCCAGTGAAAAATACAGGGGCGATGAGTGGATGTATTTGAGATAA
- a CDS encoding YkgJ family cysteine cluster protein: MDTVSLRRRVERLIHTHSRTYIPDIRDSGFSCARCGWCCRENFMIRITQDILRPSNAISIFPDDVRRIMKGTGLLWDDVAQPDIYSCLSVGENMLAIGWILRRNDAGDCIFYRKNACTIYEWRPMICRCYPFFMNERGIEVMRCEGLGNKIIEQTAQEIGYIVKRYEIKKLQSYISIMEQIGDMMDLANLCSLPQDYPGSVPVYDGESIIAATVERKVKA, encoded by the coding sequence ATGGATACCGTCTCACTTCGGCGCAGGGTAGAACGGCTCATACATACACATTCTCGAACATATATCCCTGATATCCGTGATTCCGGCTTCTCCTGCGCACGCTGCGGATGGTGCTGCAGGGAGAATTTCATGATAAGGATAACGCAGGATATCCTGCGTCCCTCAAATGCCATCTCGATTTTCCCCGATGACGTCAGGAGGATAATGAAAGGAACCGGATTGCTGTGGGATGATGTGGCCCAGCCTGATATCTATTCCTGCCTGTCTGTTGGGGAAAACATGCTGGCGATCGGCTGGATACTGAGGCGCAATGATGCGGGAGACTGCATCTTCTACAGGAAAAACGCATGCACGATATACGAATGGCGCCCCATGATATGCAGGTGCTATCCGTTTTTTATGAATGAACGGGGGATCGAGGTCATGCGCTGCGAGGGGCTTGGCAATAAAATTATTGAACAGACCGCTCAGGAGATCGGGTATATTGTGAAGAGGTATGAGATAAAAAAGCTGCAAAGTTACATCAGTATTATGGAACAGATCGGGGATATGATGGATCTTGCCAATCTATGCTCACTTCCACAAGATTACCCTGGCAGTGTTCCCGTCTACGATGGAGAGTCGATAATAGCGGCGACTGTGGAACGCAAAGTTAAAGCGTGA
- a CDS encoding UPF0175 family protein: MLRELIDEGRKMKSIELYERGKVSLGPGAKIAGLSISEYIDLLKEYKIQINLDIDDAKKALEYARITL, translated from the coding sequence TTGCTGCGGGAGCTGATTGATGAAGGCAGGAAAATGAAATCGATCGAGCTTTATGAACGCGGTAAAGTCAGTCTTGGTCCTGGAGCGAAAATCGCGGGGCTTTCAATATCTGAATATATAGACTTATTAAAAGAGTATAAAATTCAAATCAACCTCGATATCGACGATGCGAAAAAAGCGCTTGAGTATGCGAGAATCACGCTTTAA